Sequence from the Pseudomonas sp. 7SR1 genome:
CTAAGACTCGATCAGCCCATTCAGCAAGAGGAAACATCATGAACGTTCTCTATACCGCAGTCGCAACCTCCACCGGTGGCCGTGATGGCCGTGCTGTTTCCAGCGACAAGATTCTCGACGTGAAACTGGCCACCCCAAAAGCCCTGGGCGGTACCGGTGGTGAAGCCACCAACCCTGAGCAACTGTTCGCAGCCGGCTACTCGGCTTGCTTCATCGGCGCACTGAAGTTTGTCGCCAGCCAGAGCAAACGCAGCATTCCTGCCGATGCCTCGATCACCGCACACGTCGGCATCGGCCAGATCCCTGGCGGTTTCGGTCTGGACATCGACCTGCACATCAACCTGCCAGGTCTGGATCAAGCCGATGCCCAAGCGCTGGTCGACGCGGCTCACCAGGTTTGCCCGTACTCCAACGCGACTCGCGGCAACGTCGACGTCCGCTTGCACGTCACCGTCTAACTCACTTCATCTACGAATAAAAAGGATCAGGACATGAACACTTTCCGCAAAACGCTCGTTGGCTCGCTTCTGGCAC
This genomic interval carries:
- a CDS encoding organic hydroperoxide resistance protein, producing MNVLYTAVATSTGGRDGRAVSSDKILDVKLATPKALGGTGGEATNPEQLFAAGYSACFIGALKFVASQSKRSIPADASITAHVGIGQIPGGFGLDIDLHINLPGLDQADAQALVDAAHQVCPYSNATRGNVDVRLHVTV